Proteins encoded together in one Sylvia atricapilla isolate bSylAtr1 chromosome 2, bSylAtr1.pri, whole genome shotgun sequence window:
- the TSKU gene encoding tsukushi produces MHFLAWLNLLLLLPCFGTTKTCFPGCQCEVETFGLFDSFSLTKVDCSGIGSHIVPVPIPLDTTYLDLSSNKLETINESMLTGPGYTTLVSLDLSYNKIAKISSTTFSRLRYLESLDLSHNSLEVLPEDCFSSSPLSDIDLSNNKLLDIAMDIFASKGQGKSLNVDLSNNMLHTITRHREKSIPNIQNLNLSGNRLTFVPNLQGIPLRYLNLDGNPLLKVEKGDFTGLKGLIHLSLSGLHGFTVFSPHSFKELQALQVLDLSNNPNLKSLPAEVIFGLNSLQELNLSGTGISSLPKTVLKYLPSIKSITLGKDIQCLKTIKEGQYHRQIGLTKKEVLSCHDSHGSIAAASYVS; encoded by the coding sequence ATGCATTTCCTGGCCTGGCTCAACTTGTTGCTTCTCCTTCCTTGTTTTGGTACCACAAAAACCTGCTTCCCTGGCTGCCAGTGTGAAGTGGAAACCTTTGGTCTCTTTGACAGCTTTAGCTTGACCAAGGTGGACTGCAGTGGAATAGGCTCACACATTGTTCCTGTCCCAATCCCTCTGGATACCACTTACTTGGACCTATCATCAAACAAACTGGAAACAATAAATGAATCGATGCTTACTGGCCCTGGATACACCACCCTGGTGAGTCTCGACCTGAGCTACAACAAAATTGCCAAGATTTCCTCCACAACATTCTCCAGGCTTCGGTACCTGGAGTCCTTGGATCTGAGTCATAACTCTCTGGAAGTCCTTCCAGAAGACTGTTTCTCCAGTTCTCCTCTAAGTGACATAGATTTGAGCAATAACAAACTTTTGGACATAGCTATGGACATTTTTGCTTCAAAAGGACAAGGCAAATCCCTAAATGTGGATCTATCCAATAATATGCTCCACACAATTACAAGGCACCGTGAAAAGAGCATTCCCAACATCCAGAACTTAAATCTTTCTGGAAACAGGCTAACATTTGTACCAAACCTTCAAGGCATTCCTCTCCGATATTTAAATCTTGATGGAAACCCACTGCTTAAGGTTGAGAAAGGAGACTTCACGGGGCTGAAAGGCTTGATTCATTTATCCCTCAGTGGCCTGCATGGCTTTACAGTGTTTTCTCCTCACAGCTTCAAGGAACTCCAAGCCCTCCAGGTTCTGGATTTATCCAACAATCCCAACTTGAAGTCACTGCCTGCAGAAGTTATCTTTGGTCTGAACTCCCTACAAGAGCTCAATCTCTCTGGGACAGGCATATCGTCCTTGCCAAAGACTGTGCTGAAATACCTGCCTTCCATCAAAAGCATCACCTTAGGGAAGGACATACAGTGTCTTAAGACCATCAAAGAAGGACAGTACCACCGGCAAATTGGGCTGACCAAAAAAGAAGTCCTCAGTTGCCACGACAGCCATGGATCCATAGCAGCAGCATCTTATGTTTCATGA